The Thalassotalea nanhaiensis genome has a window encoding:
- the gltX gene encoding glutamate--tRNA ligase has product MTLTTRFAPSPTGYLHVGGARTALYSWLYAKKNGGDFVLRIEDTDLERSTQESVDAIMDGMNWLNLDWNRGPFFQTHCFDRYKEVIQQLLDTGHAYRCYCTPEEVDAMREELKAAGEKPRYNGLWRDRTDYPADKPYVIRFKNPLEGSVIIKDLVKGDIEISNSELDDLIIARSDGTPTYNLTVVVDDWDMKITHVVRGDDHVNNTPRQINILTALGAPLPEYAHIPMILGDDGKRLSKRHGAVGVMQYRDDGYLPEALLNYLVRLGWSHGDQEIFSRDEMIELFDLTGCNRAPSAFNTDKLIWVNQHYMKSLDAEYVAEHLAWHMADQGISTDNGPALSEIVKVQADRVKTLKEMAQISRYFYEEYQEFDAKAAKKHLRGVARMPLELVQSKLAALTDWTVENIHNAINSTAEELEVGMGKVGMPLRVAVTGAGNSPSLDETLALLEQDQIVVRIDKALAYITEREANA; this is encoded by the coding sequence ATGACTTTAACGACCCGTTTTGCGCCGAGTCCAACAGGCTACCTTCATGTAGGTGGTGCCCGTACAGCCCTTTATAGCTGGTTATACGCCAAGAAAAATGGCGGCGACTTTGTACTTCGTATAGAAGACACTGATTTAGAGCGTTCAACGCAAGAGTCGGTAGATGCAATTATGGACGGTATGAATTGGTTAAATCTAGATTGGAACCGTGGTCCGTTTTTCCAAACTCATTGTTTTGATCGCTATAAAGAAGTTATTCAGCAATTACTTGATACTGGCCATGCTTATCGTTGTTACTGTACTCCTGAAGAAGTAGATGCAATGCGTGAAGAGCTAAAAGCTGCTGGTGAAAAGCCACGTTACAATGGTTTATGGCGTGATCGTACTGATTACCCAGCAGATAAGCCATACGTTATTCGCTTTAAAAATCCGCTTGAAGGTTCAGTGATCATTAAAGATTTAGTGAAAGGTGATATTGAAATATCTAACAGTGAATTAGATGATTTAATCATTGCTCGCTCAGACGGTACACCAACGTATAACTTAACGGTTGTAGTAGATGACTGGGATATGAAAATAACTCATGTTGTACGTGGTGATGACCATGTTAACAATACTCCACGTCAAATTAATATTTTAACTGCCTTGGGTGCTCCGTTACCTGAGTATGCTCATATACCAATGATTTTAGGTGATGATGGTAAACGTTTATCAAAGCGTCATGGCGCCGTTGGTGTAATGCAGTATCGCGATGATGGTTACTTACCTGAAGCTTTATTGAACTATTTAGTTCGTTTAGGTTGGTCACATGGCGATCAAGAAATCTTCTCTCGTGACGAAATGATCGAGTTATTTGACTTAACTGGTTGTAACCGAGCACCGTCGGCGTTCAACACCGACAAGTTAATTTGGGTAAACCAACATTACATGAAGTCATTAGATGCTGAATATGTTGCAGAGCACTTAGCTTGGCACATGGCTGACCAAGGCATTAGTACTGACAATGGTCCTGCATTAAGTGAGATTGTTAAAGTACAAGCTGACAGAGTTAAAACGTTAAAAGAAATGGCTCAAATTTCTCGTTATTTCTATGAAGAATATCAAGAATTTGATGCTAAAGCTGCGAAGAAGCATTTACGTGGTGTTGCGCGTATGCCATTAGAATTAGTACAAAGCAAACTTGCTGCGCTTACAGACTGGACTGTAGAAAATATTCATAATGCGATTAACTCAACAGCCGAAGAATTAGAAGTTGGTATGGGTAAAGTTGGCATGCCACTTCGTGTTGCTGTAACTGGTGCTGGTAACTCACCATCTTTAGATGAAACGTTAGCATTGTTAGAACAAGATCAAATAGTGGTTCGAATTGACAAAGCGCTAGCCTACATTACTGAGCGTGAAG
- a CDS encoding 2Fe-2S iron-sulfur cluster-binding protein: MGQVTFIETCGTVHEVEIAKGSTLLDAAIQNSIPGMPGACGGDAVCATCHCTVEDEWLNKLPEMSEDEFFMLQSMDDHQPNSRLGCQIRMKDDLDGMIVIVQDN; this comes from the coding sequence ATGGGCCAAGTAACATTTATAGAAACCTGTGGCACAGTGCACGAAGTTGAAATTGCCAAAGGCAGCACTTTATTAGATGCGGCAATACAAAATAGCATTCCAGGAATGCCTGGTGCATGTGGCGGCGATGCTGTGTGCGCCACGTGTCATTGTACCGTTGAAGATGAATGGCTAAACAAACTCCCTGAAATGAGTGAAGATGAGTTCTTTATGTTGCAATCAATGGATGATCACCAACCAAACTCACGTTTAGGTTGTCAAATTAGAATGAAAGATGATTTGGATGGCATGATAGTTATCGTACAGGATAATTAA
- a CDS encoding DUF3718 domain-containing protein has product MKTLTTVTTTLLLAGASLVSFNSSAAPMSPYMEDALVETCKAAASNKTLRLSKTLKAHRLSERTVALGVVCNGEDIITFAQNHGANKTADHMAQSIGSASITDLAAIELVTYEVSFVTSPK; this is encoded by the coding sequence ATGAAAACATTAACTACAGTAACCACTACTCTTTTATTAGCCGGCGCAAGCCTTGTAAGTTTCAATAGTTCAGCAGCTCCTATGAGTCCATATATGGAAGATGCTTTAGTTGAAACATGTAAAGCAGCAGCCAGCAATAAAACTCTTCGTTTATCTAAAACACTAAAAGCACATCGTTTAAGTGAAAGAACTGTTGCTCTTGGCGTTGTATGTAATGGTGAAGACATTATCACCTTTGCACAAAACCATGGTGCAAACAAAACTGCAGACCATATGGCGCAAAGTATTGGTTCAGCAAGCATTACTGATTTAGCTGCAATCGAGCTTGTTACTTATGAAGTTAGCTTTGTTACAAGCCCAAAGTAA
- a CDS encoding RNA-binding S4 domain-containing protein, giving the protein MEIEVLAIELHEEPIELCKLLKIANLVGGGGEAKMVITEGYVYLNGEVEYQKRKKVYFEDIVQFNDEAIMPILSDEPKPVAEPKPNSVTNKAKKPSKNSSSKKSKAKNSPKNKSQKAEKKPSSNNSRTGRKSISF; this is encoded by the coding sequence TTGGAAATTGAAGTTTTAGCTATTGAATTACATGAAGAGCCTATAGAGCTTTGTAAACTACTTAAAATTGCTAATCTTGTCGGCGGCGGCGGCGAAGCTAAAATGGTTATCACAGAGGGCTACGTTTATCTTAATGGCGAAGTTGAGTATCAGAAGCGTAAAAAAGTATATTTTGAAGACATTGTTCAATTTAACGATGAAGCGATAATGCCTATTTTAAGTGATGAGCCAAAACCAGTAGCCGAACCAAAACCAAACTCTGTGACCAACAAAGCTAAAAAACCGTCTAAAAACTCTTCATCAAAAAAATCTAAAGCGAAAAACAGCCCTAAGAACAAAAGTCAAAAGGCTGAGAAGAAACCAAGCTCAAATAACTCACGAACCGGGCGTAAATCTATTTCATTTTAA
- a CDS encoding GNAT family N-acetyltransferase, protein MTIAIIKADYNNESHCKDLMFLLNAYAEDPMGGGAPLSDYTVQNLCNELRKRDNVFSLLCYVDDKPAAICNCVEGFSTFKAKPLLNIHDMGVVSEYRGLGLSHKLMDEVETIAVEMGCCKITLEVLEGNQVAKNSYIKFGFEGYELDPEMGKAMFWEKVL, encoded by the coding sequence ATGACAATTGCAATAATAAAAGCCGATTACAATAACGAATCACACTGTAAAGACTTAATGTTTTTACTTAATGCCTATGCTGAAGACCCTATGGGCGGCGGGGCACCTTTATCTGACTACACAGTACAGAACTTATGTAATGAACTAAGAAAGCGTGACAATGTCTTTAGTTTGCTTTGTTACGTTGATGATAAACCAGCGGCAATTTGTAATTGTGTAGAGGGCTTTTCTACGTTTAAGGCAAAACCTTTATTAAATATTCATGATATGGGCGTTGTGTCAGAGTATAGAGGTTTGGGCTTAAGCCATAAATTGATGGATGAAGTTGAAACGATAGCTGTCGAAATGGGCTGTTGCAAGATCACTTTAGAAGTTCTTGAAGGTAATCAAGTAGCCAAAAATAGTTATATTAAATTTGGCTTTGAAGGCTATGAACTTGACCCTGAAATGGGCAAAGCGATGTTTTGGGAAAAAGTACTTTAA
- a CDS encoding TonB-dependent receptor, translating into MNPSFNKVTKGLFLACGISCAYMPSAIAEEAVATDKIEKITVTSTKRTQTIQEIPMAVSAMSGEQLDNMAVNDMGDLAETIPNFFIGDGIVSTNVNMRGMGSGGDRSFEQSVGMFIDNVYQPRSRQYRSPFFDAQRVEIMRGPQAVLFGLNSTAGAVSVVTAKTNPGDEFFADITAEYETEYEGQMTSLVTGGSIGDSVGVRLAAKQSSSDSFIENDMTGMGGGVTTTENDDTLVRLSLVWEATDNLSFNAKVESIEFDAEGMSAQIFNTDDSPISDGSLDYTNSYDASLLGAHRLLDYDKPGLFQESDSVVLGFDYDFGGHTLTGTAGYTDMNYDFVIDFDTTGFAIADAAVTEEYEQTSFELRLTSPMSDTFNYIVGMYYQDSELFNRQPTILNLGIYGFAGLADASDSKFTVDAETTSVFASATWNVNDNLRVIGGGRYVTEDKELTRNDDDCFMFLVDGAVDLGPGAALCATFYGQGDINRDRTSDNFMPELVVQYDLTDDMMIYGKGSQSIKSGGFASSTSVLPEALEYDDETATTVEFGLRTSLADDRGQLFVTAFSTKYDDLQVNSFIDGPDGLPQSAIRNAAEATNQGIEIETRWALGEYFDLSASVAFLDATYDSFEEGVCAPSSPEAGAGQAVCDQSDQDLAYAPETSGTVTLDFNYPMFSEINFVAGVTASYTGDHFTDSVNDELGVQDAYTKVNARLGFEAADQKWSVAVIGRNITDETTLNVNQFALGNYIGYVAAPRTVTIQGTYHFGE; encoded by the coding sequence ATGAACCCATCATTTAATAAAGTTACAAAGGGCTTGTTCCTAGCTTGTGGTATTAGCTGTGCATATATGCCGTCTGCAATTGCTGAAGAAGCAGTAGCAACAGACAAAATTGAAAAAATAACGGTAACGTCTACTAAACGTACACAAACAATTCAAGAAATACCTATGGCTGTTTCTGCTATGTCTGGTGAACAGCTTGATAACATGGCTGTTAACGATATGGGCGATTTAGCCGAAACAATTCCTAACTTCTTTATTGGTGATGGTATTGTTTCTACAAACGTAAATATGCGTGGTATGGGTTCTGGTGGTGATCGCTCTTTTGAACAATCAGTAGGTATGTTTATAGATAACGTTTATCAACCTCGTTCTCGTCAATACCGTTCTCCATTTTTTGATGCTCAACGTGTTGAAATTATGCGTGGTCCACAAGCCGTATTATTTGGTTTGAACTCTACTGCCGGTGCTGTAAGCGTAGTTACTGCAAAAACTAACCCAGGTGATGAGTTCTTTGCAGACATCACTGCTGAATATGAAACAGAATATGAAGGTCAAATGACGTCACTAGTAACAGGTGGCTCTATTGGTGATTCAGTAGGTGTTCGTTTAGCGGCTAAACAGTCTTCTTCAGATAGTTTTATTGAAAATGACATGACTGGTATGGGCGGTGGTGTAACCACAACTGAAAATGACGACACATTGGTACGTTTGTCTTTGGTATGGGAGGCAACTGATAACCTATCTTTTAATGCTAAAGTAGAATCAATTGAATTTGACGCTGAAGGAATGTCAGCACAAATATTCAACACTGATGATTCTCCTATCTCTGACGGCTCTTTAGATTACACAAACAGTTATGATGCAAGTTTATTAGGTGCACATAGACTTTTAGATTACGACAAGCCGGGTTTATTCCAAGAGTCAGACAGTGTTGTTCTTGGCTTTGATTATGACTTTGGTGGTCATACGTTAACTGGTACAGCTGGTTATACCGATATGAACTACGACTTTGTAATCGATTTTGATACAACAGGTTTTGCTATTGCTGATGCTGCTGTAACAGAAGAGTACGAACAGACAAGTTTTGAACTTCGTTTAACTTCACCAATGTCTGACACATTCAACTACATTGTTGGTATGTATTACCAAGACAGTGAATTGTTTAACCGTCAACCAACTATTTTAAACTTAGGCATTTATGGTTTTGCCGGTTTAGCTGATGCATCTGACTCTAAGTTTACTGTAGATGCTGAAACTACATCTGTGTTTGCTTCAGCAACTTGGAATGTAAATGACAACTTACGTGTTATTGGTGGTGGTCGTTACGTTACTGAAGATAAAGAATTAACTCGTAACGATGATGATTGTTTTATGTTCCTAGTTGACGGTGCCGTTGATTTAGGTCCAGGTGCAGCACTTTGTGCAACATTTTATGGTCAAGGTGATATAAATCGCGATAGAACATCTGATAACTTCATGCCTGAGCTTGTTGTTCAATATGACTTAACTGATGACATGATGATTTACGGTAAAGGTTCACAGAGCATTAAGTCTGGTGGCTTTGCATCTTCTACATCAGTTCTTCCTGAAGCGTTAGAATACGATGATGAAACTGCAACTACCGTTGAATTTGGTTTACGTACATCTTTAGCTGATGACCGTGGTCAATTATTCGTTACCGCATTCTCAACTAAATATGATGACTTACAAGTAAACAGCTTTATTGATGGCCCTGATGGTTTACCACAAAGTGCCATTAGAAATGCTGCAGAAGCAACAAACCAAGGTATCGAAATTGAAACTCGTTGGGCACTTGGTGAGTATTTCGACTTATCAGCTAGCGTAGCGTTTTTAGATGCTACTTATGACAGCTTTGAAGAAGGTGTTTGTGCCCCTAGCTCTCCAGAAGCTGGTGCAGGTCAAGCAGTATGTGACCAATCTGATCAAGATTTAGCTTACGCTCCTGAAACTTCAGGAACGGTAACATTAGATTTCAACTATCCAATGTTTAGTGAAATTAACTTTGTTGCAGGCGTAACGGCTTCATATACAGGTGATCACTTCACTGATAGTGTAAATGATGAACTTGGTGTACAAGATGCATACACGAAAGTAAATGCGCGCCTAGGTTTCGAAGCTGCAGATCAAAAGTGGAGTGTTGCAGTAATTGGACGTAACATTACTGATGAAACAACGCTTAATGTGAACCAATTTGCATTAGGTAACTACATTGGTTACGTAGCAGCACCACGTACCGTAACTATTCAAGGTACATACCATTTTGGTGAGTAA